From Triticum urartu cultivar G1812 chromosome 2, Tu2.1, whole genome shotgun sequence, a single genomic window includes:
- the LOC125535492 gene encoding uncharacterized protein LOC125535492, translating into MAGGPLGFWNDWASQIGVLLSLFFQVMLHIFANIRRHKDGSNWLRFPLWVAYQLSDSTATYAAGQLLLSGAKKDHHLIAFWVPFLLLHLGGPDNITAYALEDSKLWGRHLLILLVQVLGAGYVLYKHIVDSGTLLMVAAILISVVGAAKYGERTWALRSAKFSSLRSSLKVRAHGIHHQQFYTEYQDWYSDDELVLQHAHSLFHICKRGIVDCVIAVDDSDSQNEVDSLDSKIIQGFSKDRQHMWRVMEMELSLMYDILYTKASAVHTWVGYCIRVISPPAIATSLVLFQLSSKDDYSLVDVAITYTLLVGALFLETKSLLVALGSSWVFAFLCTTQWDWLRHSALCSGRWHWLRHTLFSLRRFWPGKMIMTVSSRRWSGTMGQRNMLRSCARQVDPMSQCLGNLSKMLNLGEWWDRRQLWTIDVPEKVKKFAWSNVTAIDMNTMGLLRTGWGKAALDEEHYPGLLIELDVFHGVDFHESVISWHIATDLILAATDRRGDHVSDDEVELVSVLSNYMMFLLVGSPDMLPGLPQNWLYEQTCKQLEKIRSKHVAGSPRKSVYTVLKNLFRPHHHRGWKPSELEKEIAIDILKELEDPNFNNPRLSYARTIARTVLRRKENKVWMLQRLWLDFLFYAANRCNREAHARKLGSGGELLTVVWLYQEHLHQVKQDRKKRQSPV; encoded by the coding sequence GAGGGCCGTTGGGATTCTGGAATGACTGGGCGTCCCAGATTGGGGTTCTCTTGAGCCTCTTCTTCCAGGTCATGCTCCATATCTTTGCCAACATCCGTCGGCATAAAGATGGCTCAAATTGGCTGAGGTTCCCCCTCTGGGTGGCGTACCAGCTGTCCGACTCCACTGCGACATACGCCGCTGGCCAGCTCCTCTTAAGCGGCGCAAAAAAAGACCACCACCTCATCGCCTTCTGGGTGCCGTTCCTCCTACTGCACCTCGGCGGCCCGGATAACATCACCGCCTACGCCCTCGAGGATAGCAAGCTCTGGGGGCGCCATTTGCTAATCCTTCTGGTCCAGGTCCTGGGTGCTGGATATGTCCTATACAAGCATATTGTCGATAGCGGGACCTTGCTCATGGTGGCTGCCATCTTGATATCTGTTGTCGGTGCTGCAAAGTATGGGGAGAGGACATGGGCGCTCCGATCCGCCAAGTTCAGCAGCCTCCGGAGCTCTCTCAAGGTACGGGCACATGGCATACATCACCAGCAATTTTACACCGAGTATCAAGACTGGTACAGCGATGACGAACTAGTCCTGCAGCATGCTCACTCCCTGTTTCATATCTGCAAGCGTGGGATAGTTGATTGCGTGATTGCGGTGGATGACTCGGATAGCCAGAATGAGGTAGATTCTCTGGACAGCAAAATAATCCAGGGCTTTTCGAAAGACCGTCAACACATGTGGAGGGTGATGGAGATGGAGCTCTCCCTCATGTATGATATCCTGTACACAAAGGCAAGCGCAGTCCACACTTGGGTTGGCTACTGCATCCGTGTCATCTCGCCGCCCGCCATTGCCACCTCTCTCGTCTTGTTCCAGTTGAGCAGCAAAGATGATTACAGCCTAGTTGATGTTGCCATCACGTACACCTTGTTGGTTGGCGCCTTGTTCCTGGAGACGAAATCGCTCCTTGTCGCACTAGGGTCAAGCTGGGTCTTTGCCTTCTTGTGTACCACACAATGGGATTGGCTCCGGCATTCTGCTCTGTGTTCTGGAAGATGGCATTGGCTTCGGCACACACTTTTTTCTCTTCGCCGGTTTTGGCCTGGCAAGATGATCATGACAGTAAGCTCAAGGAGATGGTCAGGCACCATGGGGCAGCGCAACATGCTGCGGTCTTGTGCCAGACAGGTGGATCCGATGAGTCAATGCCTAGGCAATCTGTCCAAGATGCTGAACCTTGGTGAGTGGTGGGACAGGAGGCAGTTGTGGACCATTGATGTCCCTGAGAAGGTCAAGAAGTTTGCATGGAGTAATGTCACAGCAATTGATATGAACACAATGGGCTTGCTCAGGACTGGATGGGGTAAAGCGGCACTGGATGAAGAGCACTACCCTGGGCTGTTGATTGAGTTGGATGTCTTTCATGGAGTTGACTTCCATGAGAGTGTCATCAGCTGGCACATCGCTACCGACTTGATCCTTGCTGCAACAGACCGAAGGGGCGATCACGTGTCTGACGATGAGGTGGAGCTAGTCAGTGTACTGTCCAACTACATGATGTTCCTCCTCGTGGGCTCCCCCGACATGCTACCAGGCCTTCCTCAAAACTGGTTGTACGAGCAAACCTGCAAACAGCTAGAGAAGATACGCAGTAAACACGTTGCTGGTTCTCCTCGCAAAAGCGTCTACACTGTGCTGAAGAACTTGTTCCGACCACACCATCACCGTGGCTGGAAACCTTCTGAGCTTGAGAAGGAGATCGCCATTGACATACTGAAAGAGCTGGAAGACCCCAACTTCAATAATCCTAGGCTCAGTTATGCACGCACTATTGCGAGAACAGTGCTTCGTAGAAAGGAAAATAAGGTTTGGATGCTGCAAAGGCTGTGGTTGGACTTCCTGTTCTACGCAGCCAACCGGTGCAACAGGGAGGCGCATGCGAGGAAGCTTGGCAGCGGCGGTGAGTTGTTGACCGTCGTGTGGCTTTATCAAGAACACCTCCACCAAGTAAAACAGGACAGGAAAAAGAGGCAGAGCCCTGTGTAA